One genomic region from Grus americana isolate bGruAme1 unplaced genomic scaffold, bGruAme1.mat scaffold_510, whole genome shotgun sequence encodes:
- the LOC129200808 gene encoding olfactory receptor 14A16-like: MANGSSIITEFLLLAFADTRELQLLNFGLFLGIYLAALLGNGLIITAIACDHHLHTPMYFFLLNLSLLDLCCISTTLPKAMANSLWDTRSISYLGCAVQLFLLVFLISAEYSFLTIMAYDRYVAICKPLHYGTLLGSRACAHMAAAAWGSGFLTALLHTANTFSLPLCHGNAVDQFFCEIPQILKLSCSDAYLREVGLIVVSACLVFGCFVFIVVSYVQIFRAVLRIPSEQGRHKAFSTCLPHLAVVSLFISTGSFAYLKPPSSSSPLLDSLVSVLYSVVPPAVNPLIYSMRNRELKDALQKLIQSLVLQQE, from the coding sequence ATGGCCAATGGCAGCTCCatcatcactgagttcctcctgctggcattcgcagacacacgggagctgcagctcttgaacttcgggctcttcctgggcatctacctggctgccctgctgggaaacggcctcatcatcaccgccatagcctgtgaccaccacctccacacccccatgtacttcttcctcctcaacctctccctcctcgacctgtgctgcatctccaccactctccccaaagccatggccaattccctctgggacaccagaaGCATCTCCTACTTGGGGTGTGCTGTACAGCTCTTTCTGTTAGTCTTCTTGATCTCAGCAGAGTATTCTTTTCTCAccatcatggcctacgaccgctacgttgccatctgcaaacccctgcactacgggaccctcctgggcagcagagcttgtgcccacatggcagcagctgcctggggcagtgggtttctcactgctctgctgcacacggccaatacattttccctacccctctgccacggcaatgctgtggaccagttcttctgtgaaatcccccagatcctcaagctctcctgctcagatgcctacctcagggaagttgggctaatTGTGGTCAGTGCCTGTTTAgtctttgggtgttttgttttcattgtggtgtcctatgtgcagatcttcagggccgtgctgaggatcccctctgagcagggacggcacaaagccttttccacgtgcctccctcacctggccgtggtctccctgtttatcagcactggatcttttgcctacctgaagcccccctccagctcctccccatTGCTAGACTCACTGGTGTCAgttctgtactcagtggtgcctccagcagtgaaccccctcatctacagcatgaggaaccggGAGCTCAAAGATGCCCTGCAGAAGCTGATTCAATCACTTGTCTTGCAGCAGGAATAA